In Rhodothermales bacterium, the sequence AATGCGGGCATCGACGACGGCTCGCTCGTCGTCTACCCGATCTCGACCAACGGCATCGCCGAATACACGGCGTCCAACTTCAACAATGCCTTCAAGGGCAACCTCCTCGCCGCCGGCTACAACGACAACCGGATCTATCGCATCGCGCTCAACGAGGCCGGCGACCAGGTGCTCAACGGGGAGGAAATCTTCGCGGAGAACTTCGGCGATGTTGCCCTCGACGTTACCACGCAGGGGGATAACGACCTCTTCCCGGGCACGATCTGGGTGACCGGCTTCACCGAACACGCGATCTACGTCTTCGAGCCGGCCGACTTCGGCGGCGGGATGGTGGGCGAGTGCTCCGGTGCGCAGGATCCGCTGCTCGACGAGGACGGCGACGGATACGACAACGAGGACGAAATCCTCAATGCCACGAACCCGTGCTCGGCCGTCAGCAAGCCGGCCGACAACGACGGCGACCTCACCTCGAACCTGCTCGATCCGGACGACGACAACGACACCGTGGCCGACGTGGACGATCCGTTCGCCATCGACGCGACGAACGGCACGACGCTCGATCTGCCGGTGGACTACCCGCTCCTGAACGAGGACCCGGGCACCGGCTTCTTCGGGCTGGGCCTGACGGGCCTCATGCACAACGGCATCACCGACTGGCTCACCCAGTTCGATGACGAGGCGCTCGTGCCGGGCGGCACTGCCGGCCTCTTCACCGTGAACCCCGTCACCGAAGGCGACGCCACCGGCGCGACCAACACGCAGGACAACGCCTTCCAGTTCGGCGTCAACGTCAGTGAGGCCACCGGGCCGTTCTCGATCACGGCGCGCATGCCGGGGCCGTTTTTCAACAGCCTGACGCCGGTCGACAACCAGTCGCAGGGCATCTATATCGGCACGGGCGACATGGACAACTACGTGAAGGTCGTCCTCGCCGCACTGGGCGGCGTCGGCGGCTTCCAGGTGGTGCACGAGAGCGCCGGCGTGGTGCAGAGCAGCGCCGACTTCACGGTGCCTTCTGCCAAGGGGGCGGCCAACATCGACTTCGTGCTGTCGATCGACCCCGTAGCGGGGACCGTCCAGCCGTATTACGCCATCGACGAAGGCGCGCTCGTCGCGCTCGGCACGGCGCGGACGCTGTCCGGCCCGCTGCTCAGCGTCGTCAAGGGGACGTACACACTGGCCGGCGGGGTGCCGTCGCGGCTGGCGGTGGGTCTGATCGCGACCTCGGCCGGCCCGGGGCCCGAGTTCGATGCGACGTGGGATTCGTTCTTCATCGCGCAGGGGGCGACGGTCCCTAGCACGCTGTCGCCTGCTCCGGCCGACGTACCGTTCGGATCGATCGCCGTGGGTGCCACGGCGTCGCATGACATCGTGCTCACCAATACATCGGGTACGCTGCCCATCACCATCACGGCCGTGACGATCACCGGCGACGATGCGTCAGTGTTCGGGAAGACCCTGGCCACGCCGGTTACGATTCAGCCCGGCATCGCGGCGATCCTCAACGTCTCGTTCACACCGGAGGCCGTGGGGACATTCTCGGCCCAGGTCAACGTCACGCACAATGGCTCCAATACCCCGCTCCAGATTCCGTTGAGCGGCGAGGGGCATGACGTGGCCGGCGGCATCCTCTTCCGCGTGAACGCCGGCGGGCCCGAGCTCGTCGACGGAAGCAATCCGGTATGGGAAGAGGATCAGGCCGTCAGCGGGGGCAGCGGCGACGCGCTGGCCGGCACGCCGAGCCCGTTTGTGAACGCGGCCGCCACGGGCGACAAGACCTACGGCAAAAACGACCCGATCACGCTGCACGCGTCCGTGCCGGCGGGCACGCCGACGGCGCTGTTCCAGCGCGGACGCTGGGATCCGAATTCCGATCCGAACATGCAGTGGGACATCCCGGTCGCGGCCGGCAAGACCGTCGAGGTGCGCCTCTACCTCGCCGAGCAGGTCTTCACCGCTCCGAACGACCCGAGCTGGGCCACGTGGCCGCGGCAGTTCGACATCGCGGTAGACGGCACGGTGCCGGCCGGCCTGGCGGACATCGACCTCTTTAACACCTACGGGCACGATGTGGGCGCCATGCGTTCGCTGGTGGTCACGAGCGACGGCAACATCGACATCGACCTGATCAACAAGTCCGGCGACCCGATGCTGCAGGGCATCGAACTCATCGAGATCACGACACCCTACACGTCGACGAACGAAGGGTGGAATATGGTCGGGATCCCGGTCGCGACGACCGACGCGGCCTACGAAGACGTGTTTACGTCGGTGGCGCCCGTCATCGCGCCTTATGGATGGGGCGGCTCCGGGTATGTCCAGACGCCGACGGTCTCTTCCGGCCGGGCCTACTGGCTGTTGACGGACGGCATGCTGACGCAGACATATGACGGCGAGTCGATCGCCACGGCCGAACTGACGCTGACCGACGGATGGAACATGATCGCCGGCCCCGCCTGCGACGTGGCGTTCGGCGCCATCTCCGACCCGTCCGGCATCCTGGTTCCGGGCACACTCTTCGGCTACGACGGCGGCTACCAGTCGACGGATGTCGTTCGTTCGGGCCGCGGCTACTGGGTGCTGGCCGATGGGGCGGGGGCGATCAGCCTGACGTGCAGCGCCGGGGCCAAATATGCTGGCCTCGGGCAAGCGGGCGACGCGACGGAAGAGGATGTGTCGACGTTCGGGGAGCTTTCGGTGCGCGACGACGCCGGCCGACGCCAGCACCTGTTTTTTGGCGCGACCTTCTTCTCGGAGGGAGACCGGCTACCCTTCTCGATGCCCCCGCGTACTCCCCGGGGAGCATTTGACGCCCGCTTCTCCGGAGACACCCGCGCGGTGGAAGGAGAGCAGGGTGTCATCCAGGTGCAGAGCGATGCCTACCCCCTCACGCTCGCCATCGAACGGCTTCCGCAGCCCACCCACGGACCGCTCGTCCTTGAAGAATTGATCGATGCCCGGACCGTCCGGTCGCACCCCGTTGCCGCCGGCGACTCGATCGTGATTCGCGACCCCGACGTGCAGGCGATACGCCTCACGGCCGGCGCGTCGGCGAACGACGTACTGCCCGAGCGCTTTGCGCTCACCGGGAATTACCCGAACCCGTTTAACCCCCAGACCCAGATCGTATTCGATCTCCCCGAGCAGGCGCTCGTGCAGGTGATCGTGTACGACCTCGTCGGCCGGCGCGTCCTCGAGACGCCGGCAACGGAACTGGCGGCCGGCGCGGGCCGGCAGCTGACGATCGACGGGACCTCGCTGGCGTCCGGGATTTACGTCTACCAGGTGAGGGCCTCGATGGCCACCGCCACTGAAGTACGGATGGGGCGGATGACGCTCCTCAAGTAAAAAGTGCGCATACCCCCATAGAGCCCCAATGATGCGCCTCCAGATTTTGTCACTGAGTACCTACTGCGAAGTAAGATGCAAGCCAAACGTACGCATATGAACCGTTCGATCCACCGGGGCGGTCTGCTGTTGACTCTTTCACTGCTTTTCCTGCCGCTCGCCGGCGCGATCCACGATACACCGGTGACGCCCGGCCGCCTCGCGGCTACGGCGTACCATGCGCCCGTGGCCGTCGACGACGTGTTCGACGTCGTGGAAGGCACGGCGCTTACCTCCGCCGCGCCGGGCGTGCTCGAAAACGACACGAACGCGACCAGCGCCTCGCTGGTCAGCGGTCCGCTACACGGCACGCTGCAGCTCAACGTCGACGGGTCGTTTACCTACACCCATGACGGGCTGGGCACGGCGCAGGACTCGTTCACCTACCAGGCGTCCGACGGGGTCAGCACGGATGTGGCCACCGTAACGCTGAACATCACGAGCGTCAGCTTCGGGGTGTCGGCCCTGGCCAGCAACGCGAGCAACAAGCCGACCTCGCTCCAGTTCGGGCCGGACAGCCTGCTGTACGTGCTGGAGAAAGTGGGCAAGGTGCGGATCATGGAGGTCACGCGCAACGCGGCCAACAGCTATCAGGTCGCCAGCGAGGAAGTGGTGACGCTGGTCCGTAACGTACCCAACTACGACGATGACGGCACCGCCAATCCCGGCGAGAACAGCCGGCAGGCCACGGGCATCGTGGTCACCGGCACGGCGTCCAATCCGGTGCTCTATGTGTCCTCGAGCGACTCGCGCGTGGGCGGCAACGGGGGGGCACAGGATACGGGCCTGGACACCAACTCCGGGGTGATTTCCCGGCTGACGTGGAACGGCGCCAGCCGGCACGACCCGTCCGGCTTCTGGGAGCGCGTCGACATCGTGCGCGGCCTCGCCCGTTCGGAAGAGAACCACGCCGTCAACGGCATGGCGCTGAGCCTCACCGGCGACACGCTCTTCGTCGCGGTGGGCGGTTTCACCAACGCCGGCGCCCCGTCCAATAACTTCGCCTTCATCACGGAATACGCCTACGCGGCCGCCATCGTGGGGATCAACCTTCCGGCGGTCAATGGCCTGCCGACGTTGACGGACAGCCGAGGCGCCAAATACAAATACAACATGCCCACGCTGGACGACCCGACGCGTCCCAACGTGAACGGCATCACCGACCCCAACCTGCCGGGCTACGACGGCATCGACGTGGGTGACCCGTGGGGCGGTAACGACGGCCTTAACCAGGCCAAGATCGTCCCCGGCGAACCGGTCTTTCTGCATGCAGCCGGCTTCCGGAATCCCTACGACGTCGTGGTGACCCGCACGCCGGGCCGCGCCGGCCGGATGTACTCGATCGACAACGGCGCCAACGGCGGCTGGGGCGGTCATCCGTGGGGCGAAGGCATGGCGGGCACGTGTACCAACCAGTACGACCCGCTCGAGCCCGGCTCGAACACGCCGGGCCCGAACGACCCGCAGGTCAACAACTACGACAACCTGCACTACGTCCACTCCACGGTCCCGGGCCAGCGCTTTTATGGTGGTCACCCCGCGCCGATCCGCGGCAACCCCGCCGGCGCCGGCCTCTACACGGGCGACTACAACGCCGACTCGAACCTCAACACCGGCGTTTGGCGCGACGGCACCGACACCAACTACCCGCTGCCGGCCGACTGGCCGCCGGTCCCGCTCAGCATGGCCCTGCCCGATGAGTGCGACTACCGCAGCCCCGGGGAGACCGACGGCGCGCTCTCGACCTTCAAGGTGTCGACCAACGGCCTCGCCGAGTATACCGCCTCGAACTTCAACAACAAGTTCAAGGGCGACCTCTTCGCTGCCGGCTACAACAACAATACGATCTACCGGATCGACCTCAACGAGGCCGGCGACCAGGTGCTCAACAACCACCCGGCCGGCAACGGCACCGAGGCGTTCTTTACCAACTTCGGCAGCGTCCCGCTCGACGTCACCGCGCAGGGCGACAACGATCCTTTCCCCGGCACGATCTGGGTGGCCGACTTCACCAGCTACGACATCTGGGTCTTCGAGCCGGGCGACTACGACGGCAACGGCGGCGGTGTCTGTACCGGCGTGTCCGATCCGTTCCTCGATGAGGACAACGACGGCTTCGACAACGAAGACGAGCTGATGAACGGCTCGAACCCCTGTTCGGCCGCGAGCAAGCCGGCGGACAACGACGGCGACCTCACCTCCGACCTCATCGACCCCGATGACGACAACGACGGGGTGGATGACATCCACGACGCCTTCGCCATCGACGACACGAACGGCGCCAACCTCACGCTGCCCGTGATCTACCCGCTCCTCAACGAAGATCCCGGAACGGGCTTCTTCGGCGTTGGCTTCACCGGTCTCATGACCAACGGGACGACCGACTACCTGGATCTGTACGACGAAAACGAACTGATCCCGGGCGGCACCGCCGGCCTGTTTACGGTCTCGACCGTGTCCGAAGGCGATGCCACCGGCGCGACCAACACCCAGGAGTACGGCTTCCAGTTCGGCGTCAACGTCGCCGGCGCGTCGGGGCCCTATACCGTGAAGG encodes:
- a CDS encoding choice-of-anchor D domain-containing protein — protein: MGSPYARVAPVAVNDLYTVVEGTTLTVAAPGVLLNDTGATSAVIETEPAHGTVVLNPDGSFVYTHDGLSTMADAFTYRAGDGVTQSAPATVTLAITPISFGVSAITGHTITQPTSLQFGPDGILYVLRKKGQINALTLERTAANQYTLVSEEVLGTVRSIVNHNDDGQVNASVKIRQGTGLVVGGTADNPVIYASSSDSRVGGQENNPDTGLDTNSGVISRIRWIGANRTDPAGYWEHVDIVRGLPRSEENHANNGMAFSVTGDTLFVAMGGFTNAGAPSNNFAYINEYALSAAIVSIDLAAVEAMPVQVDAQGQSYIYDLPTLDDPTRANANGIDDPTVPGYNGVDVNDPWGGNDGLNQAKIVPGGPVQVYSPGYRNPYDVVVTRTPGRAGRMYTIDNGANRGWGGHPFGETSYPGADAGVCTNNYDPAEPGSSNPGPHDDTVNNENGLHYVRELQPGDENYAAPGERYYAGHPSPIRGNPAGAGLYTGEYNADPTLNTGVWRDGSDPAYPLPADWPPVPVDQANPAECDFRNAGIDDGSLVVYPISTNGIAEYTASNFNNAFKGNLLAAGYNDNRIYRIALNEAGDQVLNGEEIFAENFGDVALDVTTQGDNDLFPGTIWVTGFTEHAIYVFEPADFGGGMVGECSGAQDPLLDEDGDGYDNEDEILNATNPCSAVSKPADNDGDLTSNLLDPDDDNDTVADVDDPFAIDATNGTTLDLPVDYPLLNEDPGTGFFGLGLTGLMHNGITDWLTQFDDEALVPGGTAGLFTVNPVTEGDATGATNTQDNAFQFGVNVSEATGPFSITARMPGPFFNSLTPVDNQSQGIYIGTGDMDNYVKVVLAALGGVGGFQVVHESAGVVQSSADFTVPSAKGAANIDFVLSIDPVAGTVQPYYAIDEGALVALGTARTLSGPLLSVVKGTYTLAGGVPSRLAVGLIATSAGPGPEFDATWDSFFIAQGATVPSTLSPAPADVPFGSIAVGATASHDIVLTNTSGTLPITITAVTITGDDASVFGKTLATPVTIQPGIAAILNVSFTPEAVGTFSAQVNVTHNGSNTPLQIPLSGEGHDVAGGILFRVNAGGPELVDGSNPVWEEDQAVSGGSGDALAGTPSPFVNAAATGDKTYGKNDPITLHASVPAGTPTALFQRGRWDPNSDPNMQWDIPVAAGKTVEVRLYLAEQVFTAPNDPSWATWPRQFDIAVDGTVPAGLADIDLFNTYGHDVGAMRSLVVTSDGNIDIDLINKSGDPMLQGIELIEITTPYTSTNEGWNMVGIPVATTDAAYEDVFTSVAPVIAPYGWGGSGYVQTPTVSSGRAYWLLTDGMLTQTYDGESIATAELTLTDGWNMIAGPACDVAFGAISDPSGILVPGTLFGYDGGYQSTDVVRSGRGYWVLADGAGAISLTCSAGAKYAGLGQAGDATEEDVSTFGELSVRDDAGRRQHLFFGATFFSEGDRLPFSMPPRTPRGAFDARFSGDTRAVEGEQGVIQVQSDAYPLTLAIERLPQPTHGPLVLEELIDARTVRSHPVAAGDSIVIRDPDVQAIRLTAGASANDVLPERFALTGNYPNPFNPQTQIVFDLPEQALVQVIVYDLVGRRVLETPATELAAGAGRQLTIDGTSLASGIYVYQVRASMATATEVRMGRMTLLK